Proteins co-encoded in one Pseudochaenichthys georgianus chromosome 22, fPseGeo1.2, whole genome shotgun sequence genomic window:
- the LOC117467604 gene encoding ubiquitin-conjugating enzyme E2 D2-like isoform X1, whose product MALKRINKELNDLARDPPAQCSAGPVGDDMFHWQATIMGPSDSPYQGGVFFLTIHFPTDYPFKPPKVAFTTRIYHPNINSNGSICLDILRSQWSPALTISKVLLSICSLLCDPNPDDPLVPEIARVYKTDSPKYNKLAQEWTEKYAML is encoded by the exons ATGGCTTTGAAACGGATTAATAAG GAGCTGAACGACCTGGCTCGTGACCCTCCAGCACAATGCTCAGCCGGCCCAGTGGGTGATGACA TGTTTCACTGGCAAGCCACTATCATGGGACCT AGTGACAGTCCATATCAGGGAGGAGTTTTCTTCTTGACAATTCATTTTCCAACAGACTACCCCTTCAAACCCCCCAAG GTTGCATTTACAACAAGAATTTACCACCCAAATATTAACAGTAACGGCAGTATCTGTCTGGATATTCTCAGATCACAATGGTCTCCTGCGCTTACTATTTCTAAAG TTCTTCTCTCCATTTGCTCACTGCTATGTGACCCAAACCCCGATGACCCGCTAGTGCCAGAGATCGCACGAGTCTACAAAACAGATAGTCCGAA GTACAATAAACTAGCTCAGGAGTGGACAGAGAAGTATGCCATGCTTTAG
- the LOC117468043 gene encoding RING finger protein 145, producing MPRLEELANVALRVPSILVLDLLYKCDIEGLTEHLKAKNDDMLFKYKYVIWNMYYIGHLLNLVVLVLPLRHIVTLYLHILAALLLYMGHQISKDYVHDELQYGYEGAVYLDSLAFNRFVSAMTSQIILSTLCAFLMKSRKVWLFSAHLLPLLARLCFLRHATLLTVNTLSVGLTAAGITVFLLAHLFVPYRLAKAAYSELLQLEVIELYRLLAVGISLWNQFAVPVLFSVFWFVLFVVQLFSDTMSPKSSAAGNQGILFFLLTSVSECCATPYSLLGLTFVVSYLALGLLNLCKFYLGGHAAILNENVMHRGVTEGVTLLLLALQTGLLDMQALQRTFLLSIILFIVATSTLQSMIEITDPVILALGASRNRSVWKHLRGISMCLLLLIFPVYMAYKISKFFHMDFWLLILVSSCMLTSLQVTGTMLIYSLFMVELFRRDPIESLDEVIYWVNAVSRVLEFVVALCVVAYGTWESLFGEWSWMGASVIIIHSYFNVWLRAQSGWKSFLLRQEAAKKINSLPLATAQQLQEHNDVCSICFQEMSSAVITYCGHFFHGNCLRKWLYVQETCPMCHQKVRPSPRERHTASGDAAEEEATPRDTGPDPSAQQEEDLNQDDGSLPEMQSDAVTPDPAEQQEEIKSFEDGDCAREGKDKQEETQGEAVHGLRFSSSGDFVGFVSPCSSGGDPESHNTSLSNMHNEGEESGSPPPSTLERQSASYGAEREDRSSAFSPENRDLNKHNDCERTTRSCSLESNKNLEACGVNSQTSVKSSNKNSEFLDCVEDPENHNGSSSCTRSEDSD from the exons ATGCCTCGACTGGAAGAGCTGGCCAACGTGGCCCTGAGGGTGCCGAGCATCCTGGTGCTGGACCTGCTGTATAAATGTGACATTGAAGGGCTAACGGAGCACCTCAAGGCCAAAAATGATGACATGCttttcaaatacaaatatgtcaTCTGGAACATGTACTACATTG GGCATCTCCTTAACTTGGTGGTGTTGGTTCTTCCTCTGAGGCACATTGTGACGCTCTACCTCCACATCCTCGCTGCGCTCCTCCTGTACATGGGGCATCAGATTTCAAA GGATTATGTCCATGACGAGCTGCAGTACGGTTATGAAGGAGCGGTGTACCTCGATTCTCTAGCCTTCAACAGATTTGTCTCTGCAATGACGA GTCAGATTATTCTCAGCACGCTGTGTGCCTTCCTGATGAAGAGCAGGAAGGTGTGGCTGTTCTCGGCCCACCTGCTCCCCCTGCTGGCCCGACTCTGCTTCCTGCGGCACGCCACGCTGCTCACCGTCAACACGCTGTCCGTGGGCCTCACCGCAGCGGGGATCACCGTGTTCCTCCTCGCACATCTCTTTGTGCCGTACCGCCTCGCAAAGGCTGCCTATTCAGAGCTGCTGCAGCTGGAG GTGATCGAGCTGTACCGACTCCTGGCTGTGGGCATCTCTCTGTGGAACCAGTTTGCCGTCCCGGTGCTCTTCAGTGTTTTCTGGTTTGTCCTCTTTGTCGTCCAGCTGTTCTCAGACACCATGTCCCCCAAATCCTCGGCAGCGGGAAATCAGGGAATCCTCTTCTTCCTGCTCACAAG TGTGTCTGAATGTTGTGCCACACCGTACTCCCTCCTGGGTCTGACCTTCGTGGTTTCCTATCTCGCTCTCGGGCTGCTCAACCTATGCAAGTTCTACCTGGGAGGTCACGCAGCCATTCTGAACGAGAACGTCATGCACAG AGGTGTGACGGAGGGCGTCACTCTGCTGCTGCTCGCTCTGCAGACCGGCCTGCTGGACATGCAGGCCCTGCAGCGCACCTTCCTCCTCAGCATCATCCTCTTCATCGTGGCCACTTCCACCCTGCAGTCAATGATCGAGATAACAGATCCGGTTATTCTGGCGCTCGGTGCATCCCGCAACAG GAGTGTGTGGAAGCACTTGCGTGGCATCAGCATGTGTCTGCTCCTGCTGATTTTCCCTGTGTACATGGCTTATAAAATCTCCAAGTTCTTCCACATGGACTTCTGGCTCCTTATACTGGTGTCCAGCTGCATGCTGACTTCCCTTCAG GTCACAGGCACCATGCTGATCTACTCCCTGTTCATGGTGGAGCTGTTCCGCCGTGACCCGATCGAGAGCCTCGATGAGGTGATCTACTGGGTGAACGCCGTCAGCCGCGTGCTGGAGTTCGTGGTGGCGCTGTGCGTGGTGGCGTACGGCACCTGGGAGTCGCTGTTTGGCGAGTGGAGCTGGATGGGCGCCTCCGTCATCATCATCCACTCGTACTTCAACGTTTGGCTCCGAGCTCAGTCCGGCTGGAAGAGCTTCCTGCTCAGACAGGAAGCGGCGAAAAAGATCAACTCCCTCCCCCTGGCCACGGCTCAGCAGCTGCAGGAACACAACGACGTCTGCTCCATCTGCTTCCAG GAAATGAGCTCTGCTGTGATCACATACTGCGGACACTTCTTCCACGGCAACTGCCTGCGCAAGTGGCTGTACGTGCAGGAGACGTGCCCCATGTGCCACCAGAAGGTGCGCCCCAGCcccagagagagacacacagcttCAGGAGACGCTGCAGAGGAGGAGGCAACTCCCAGAGACACGGGGCCGGATCCGTCTGCACAACAAGAGGAAGATCTGAACCAGGACGACGGCTCGTTACCAGAGATGCAGAGCGATGCTGTAACTCCAGATCCTGCAGAGCAGCAGGAGGAGATTAAAAGCTTTGAGGATGGAGATTGTGCGAGAGAAGGTAAAGACAAACAAGAGGAAACTCAAGGGGAAGCTGTTCATGGTCTTCGTTTCAGCTCCAGTGGAGATTTTGTTGGATTTGTGAGCCCCTGCTCTTCAGGGGGAGATCCAGAATCACATAACACCTCTCTTTCTAACATGCACAACGAAGGTGAGGAGAGTGGCTCACCGCCGCCATCAACATTAGAGCGCCAATCTGCCTCATATGGAGCAGAACGTGAAGACCGCAGCAGTGCTTTCTCTCCTGAAAACAGGGATCTTAATAAACACAATGACTGTGAACGAACAACCAGATCATGCAGCCTTGAATCAAACAAAAATCTTGAGGCATGCGGTGTAAACAGCCAAACCTCAGTTAAATCTTCTAATAAAAACTCAGAATTCTTAGACTGCGTTGAGGATCCTGAAAACCATAACGGTTCTTCCTCCTGCACACGCTCAGAGGACAGTGACTGA
- the LOC117467604 gene encoding ubiquitin-conjugating enzyme E2 D2-like isoform X2 — translation MALKRINKELNDLARDPPAQCSAGPVGDDMFHWQATIMGPSDSPYQGGVFFLTIHFPTDYPFKPPKVAFTTRIYHPNINSNGSICLDILRSQWSPALTISKVLLSICSLLCDPNPDDPLVPEIARVYKTDSPKYTRMAKDWTHKYAM, via the exons ATGGCTTTGAAACGGATTAATAAG GAGCTGAACGACCTGGCTCGTGACCCTCCAGCACAATGCTCAGCCGGCCCAGTGGGTGATGACA TGTTTCACTGGCAAGCCACTATCATGGGACCT AGTGACAGTCCATATCAGGGAGGAGTTTTCTTCTTGACAATTCATTTTCCAACAGACTACCCCTTCAAACCCCCCAAG GTTGCATTTACAACAAGAATTTACCACCCAAATATTAACAGTAACGGCAGTATCTGTCTGGATATTCTCAGATCACAATGGTCTCCTGCGCTTACTATTTCTAAAG TTCTTCTCTCCATTTGCTCACTGCTATGTGACCCAAACCCCGATGACCCGCTAGTGCCAGAGATCGCACGAGTCTACAAAACAGATAGTCCGAA ATACACCAGAATGGCAAAAGACTGGACACACAAATATGCAATGTGA